The Plasmodium brasilianum strain Bolivian I chromosome 11, whole genome shotgun sequence nucleotide sequence TGATAAAACAAGATAcgtgtaataaaaaatttgtgttAATACATCAGATCTGGATGGACGAAGATACACAGGGAAGTGAAGACAGGGATAATGAAAGGGataagttaaaaattataaaacatcttgaaaaattaaattatgttaatttaaattttagcGAATTATgtgaaaaagaagaaaaaaataatactctgcttggaaaaaaaattgaatacaCTAAGAGGAAATACAAACATTTAACCGTTGACTTAATAAAAcgtattttaaaagaaaatatagatGTAAATAAGTCGTATAGTAATTACATAGTAACaggttttaaaaatattgtagaTTATTCTTACCTAACTAGGGAGGATATAATACCGAGCTCCTTTTGTGTATTAGTCGTCAGGGGAGGGAAACATCTCCATAGGGATGAATCAGGCGAAGAAGACAGAACGACCATAAAATACAAACCGTTCTTAGAACTTTTGCATAGGGAAAACCAGAATGGAAATGATGACTATGAGAATGACAAAAGTGGATATTTGTTAAGGACGTTTttaaataaaggaaaaatattaatatatagaaatacacaaaattatttctgtgaatttataaaattgtttCAAAATGAAATTGTTCTCTTTTTTGGAATAAACActaatcatataaaaaatataattttattccttgtacataattataattattattttataaaatatgatatgTTAGTTAAGGaggaaaagaagaagaaaagaaaaaaacatagTAATAACATGCATGTGTGTGATGGTCAAAATTATTCATCTTCTGCTAACTTGTTTTCTATtctaattgaaaaaataatgattttaaTGAACAGAGATTATAGGaagtttattttatgtaattttttccttaccCCACAGCAGTTAGAAGTTCTAAATCAGAGAGTTAACTCTAGGTTGATTTTCTTCCATTTTAAGTGCAAAGTTGACGTGGACTCACGAGAGATTGCCAAGGGGGGAAGACTCATATTATCACCGCTGTACGGGAGgggaaataacaaaaaagggTTGAACAGTGGTGTGGTGAGTAGCAGTATGATGAAAAGCACCATGGTAAAAGACAGCGCGCCATATTATTGCATGCGTACCAGTGCAAAAATAGTAGAAGACAAAGACTTCATTACATttactattaaaaatgatgCAGAAAAGATGCTGGACTGTACATCCTTTCTATTTGATATAATACAAGTagcaaaaaggaaaataatccttatttgtaatttaaCGACTGCAAATGTAAATTTCATAGGTCTCTATCTACAGTATGAATATCCTAATATTGCATTTTGCGACTTGGATTTCATAAATGAACATGACAGGTATGTGGTTGAGCAGAGCTCACTAGGAACACTTGTGGATGATGCATTTTATACAGAAAAGGGGAATAGTAAAAACATAAGTAGTATagatgtaataataaataaaatgaaaaatgtttGCTCTAAAATGAATGCAagctattttgttttttcaaacTTCCCATGTAATTTACAGCTTGAGGAGTATCAAaaattgcaatttttttttgacataaaattatgtatccTGATAAGTAAGCAGGGGGATAGCTGCATAGGTAGTACAAACATTTCGGGTTTTTGCGAATGCCCACTTTCTACCTTATTCTATTATTTCGATAGCAGGGGGTGCTTGTTGATGATAGACTTGGGAGAAGCTAGTGTAGTGGGAGAAGCGAGTGTAGTGGGAGAAGCGAGTGTAGTGGGAGAAGCGAGTGTAGTGGGAGAAGCGAGTGTAGTGGGAGAAGCTAGTGTAGTGGGGGTAGCAAATGTAATGGGAGAAGCGAGTGTAGTGGGAGAAGCGAGTGTAGTGGGAGAAGCGAGTGTAGTGGGAGAAGAGGGAAGACCAGAGGGGATAAAGAATATCCACAGTGATGAAACTGCAGAGCAAACTAGCAGCAATTCGGGGGTAATAGAAGAGAGGGGGAAAGGAGTAGGTATAAGTATTGATAGAGAAAAATGCGTAGTGCAAAACAAATTAGATGGTAATATTTTGGTGCAGACGTCTCATGAGGAGTCTATTACAGTAAAGAGGAGTACAACTGACAATAGTAACATGGCTAgtcacaaaaaaaatgggaaaaaaaaaagtgaagtGGGTGAATTAAATGatgagataaaaaaaaaaatattaaaaaaaattgaagagaGAATAAAGCCCAAACTGATTTGTTATTATGCTTCTGATAattatgatttaaaaaaatttttaaaaaaaaaagttaagaaCAATAATCCAAATAATAGTACCTCGTTTCATTATATGTCTTATGAAAACGTAATAAAGGAATTCATATTATTGAGTGAGAGATGgccaaaaatatatttaaaaaaaataatgaatgatataaaaacgaggaagcaaaaaatgaaaaatgaaatatacttaataattttagaaaatgttttaaaacaTTCAAGTAGTTacttattttcaaatattattttgtgtaATATACCTCTTTTAAATGACTTAGATGAATATGTGTTGAAcagattttttaatttaattgagtttaaaaaaataatttattttgttcattataCCAAATCGGAACCATTAACATGTGAAGGTACACACCCTCTAGTTTTCAATGAAGATAGAATAATTCTGAACAGTAGTCCAAAGGCGGGTACTAACTTTTGTTTAGAACCTAGCATGGAGAATGATCAATGGAGTAACAGCGATAATGTTGATGAAGACGGAAAATTCATTCTAGCTAAAGAAGCTAGCAACAATTGGAGCACCAGAATGGGCAGTGATATGAACAGGTCGATGAACGAACAAGTCATACACGGAGGTGACAGAGGTGTATGTGAAGCAGATCcgagtaataataatggtaaaCAAGGGGTGGGGGAAAAGAATGAAGAAGGGAATAATACCCCGCCAAACGACGAAGTAGGAAGTAGTGAAGAGGGAAATAGCGAAGGGGAAAAAGGACGGCACAACAGCAGCAACCGCTCAAGTAGCAATGGGCAAAAAGAACAGCATAACAGTAGAGACCGCTCAAGTAGCAATGGGCAAAAAGAACAGCATAACAGTAGAGACCGCTCAAATAGCGATGAGATAAAACAACAATATAACAGAAAAAGCGAGAGAGTAAAAAAGTTGTTCATGCAAAAATACTCGGACGTTGAACAGagcacaatatatataaataaaaagatgcCACGTAACACTGACAGTTTGTACTTCCCCCAAATAATCCTTGTGTTTATTCCGCAAAATGAACAattacaaatgtatatatcatCACTGTTATGttctaatttaaaaaattatacgcCTATTAATACAGCGAGCCTGATTCGTGAAGAGATGATTAaggcaaaaataaaaggtaaATTTCAGAGTTTTCAGAGAGGAAGGGAGGAAGCACAGGAAAGGGGAAAAATCGTTAGCAGCATTAGTACTACCACTACTGCTACTAGTAGTAGTACTACTGTTGACGAAAAGGAGATTCGAATGCGCACCTTTCATTCCttgtttgaaaaaataaaaagtgcaGACAGTAACATATTGTTAACAGGTTTTCCAGTTGTAATGAATAAAAACGATAATGAAAGTAGTAACGATAATGAAAGTAGTAACGATAATGAAAGTAGTAAcgataatagtaataatgaaGATTGGAACCGTGCTAATGGTACCCCTGATAGTGGTAACCATAACTgctgtaataataatatgagtGATTACTTTTACCAACtgaactttttaaaaattttcaaaattcaTGGCATCATATCTCTTCTATTTGATGATAACTATTTGAAAAGTATTTGCCCTTCGCCTGAAAACATTTCTATAGACAAGTATAACGAAATAACAGAGCTGATGCATAAAGATCTATATCACAAACATAAATTCTATTCTGACAAAATAGGCAATCATGAGAACCTAAAACACGCGCTTGAGGTGGTTAAAACGTTCTTTTCTAAGTAGAATTTTGTTAATAGTgtagttttattttgttaatttttattttatttattttgttttctacTCGCCTATGTGTTTTTGAGCATACTTTAGTTGTTTTACTATGGGAggattttttccttaaatatGTTAGGCATTTTGCCCCTTCGCTTTGCGTTTCACTTTGCCTGTTCATTTTGTGCTTTTATCTTTcgatttgtattatttttcatattgttAGCTCCGGTGCGCTTCACTTAAATTTGCTATAAAAACCCAACTCCAATAAAAAtggtaattaaaaaaaaaaaaaaaaaaaaaaaaaagcataattGAAATGCATAGAAGTTATCTGACAGCAATGACTAAACTGCGGCAAATGAGTAATTCTCATTTTTTGAACTGATTagtctttttattatttttatcatccgTTTGACTTTTCTCTTTAATGGGGCATTTTATCGactatcattttttttttttttttttgttcgtaTGATGTAGTATCGTTGTTCATTTGAAATATTCCCGTATAACAATTGGTGTACTCGGAAgcgtaaataaataaatgtacatatatatatatatatataaatgtttatgtGTGCATGCATGTATGATACAGGGAGATATATTTACGCAATGCAGTATATTTGAACACAATCCATTTtcctatttaaaaaattatatgattttttttttttttttttgacttgtattttatatcacAAATTAGCAATcgatcatatatatgtatcttgTTAATAAATGTTTGCCCTCATTTTTCACCAATTTGTGCATGTATTTTTTTGGGAGACAGCATGCTGCGCACTTACAGTAAAGTGAGcattttgctttttcatTGCAATTTAGTTCAGcctattattttgttttattcaaCTGCGTTATATTCAGCTGCGTTATGTTCAGCTGCGTTATGTTCAGCTGCGTTATATTCAGCTGCGTTATGTTCAGCTGCGTTATATTCAGCTGAGTTATATTCAGCTGCGTTATATTCAACTGCGTTATATTCAGCTGCGTTATGTTCAGCTGCGTTATGTTCAGCTGCGTTATATTCAGCTGCGTTATGTTCAGCTGCGTTATATTCAGCTGAGTTATATTCAGCTGCGTTATATTCAGCTGCGTTATATTCAGATGAGTTATATTCAGCTGCGTTATATTCAGCTGAGTTATATTCAACTGCATGATATTCCATTgcactttattttattttgttttattcttttGGTCGTGTATCTGTTGAGTCGCATTAGCAAGAACATTATTGaagtgcttttttttttttttttttttttttttttttttatgaaagcTTTTTTGTGGCAATACGCAGAGGAGACATGTTAGTATGTGAGTGTGAGTAattgaagaaataaatgaacaaacaaGAATAGGAATATACacgtgtataaatatatacactgcataaaatgtaaaaatatataaagacaTAATCGCATGCACATATGAACGTGTGAATGTATtgacatataaatgtaatgtACGAGGATACAACTACACCAATAATACAAACGTTCGAATGTGGTATCCCCACTAGTGATTCAAGGAAAACATATCTTAAATGAAAGAGTGCGAATACTTTTCTATTTATGacgaattttttaaagatgcAAAAAATTTCCTGAACACTATCACTGAAACAAATGATAATGGGCCAGATAGTAGTAGCAGCGGTGAAACAAGTGTAGATGACAAGGATGGCAATTGTATATTGAAgaagggaaaaaaggaaaaatttctTGATTTTCACCTGGACATTGAAAACAACAAGGTCGTATGGCACGAGGGTATTATTAACGATAACATCAATGATGGTAGTTGTAGAGGTAGTAGTAGAGGTAGTAGTAGAGGTAGTGGTAGAGGCAGTAGTAGAGGTAGTGGTAGAGGTAGTAATAGAGGTAGTGGTAGAGGTAGTAATAGAGGTAGTGGTAGAGGTAGTAGTAGAGGTAGTGGTAGAGGTAGTGGTAATGGCAGTAGTAACGGCAGCTGTACCAATGTTACTGATAGTGAGTTGAACAAAAACGGATTCAATCCAATGTACCCCTCTTTGAATAGAGAGGCACCGAAAATATTACTCTGTTACGGAAAGAGCCATAATATGTGTTTGTCATACAAACTTTATTACGATAATATTAATCAAGAGTCCacaaatgtaaattattCCTTGTCtatattcagaaaaaaattttctactTATGATTATAAGGCAAAGGAatataatttagaaaaaaaaaatgaaaataaaataaaaagttttttgTTTAGATTAGCATTTTGGAAAAGGAGAGCACGTGAGGAGGATCTTCTTTTTATGGACGATGGAaagaaacaaataaaatatgatggAAACAATATAACATATGAACATACGGAAGCTCGTATGAGGaaagataaatattacaatGCGGATAGGAGCAGTAATGAAGTAGTTATAGATCACCATCACAATCGTCATCTACATTATGAACATCATCGTCCGCATTATCATGATCGCGGCAATAATCATggtaataagaaaaaagtaaaagacgGACTggatgaggaaaaaaaaagactaaCTTTCAACgagttgaaaaaaaaaaaaaaaaaaaaaaagaaagggaaaaagataaggaaaaagtgaaagaaaaagaaaaagaaaaggaaagaataaagaaaaaaggagtatcttatgaatatttattaaccCCAAGTAAACATGAGTATGAtgcattttgtttatttaatcCACGATTTAAACAAGGAAAACACCACACAGTTATGTTTCTGCAGAGTTATAATGTATCCATTATTCCATTTGTTaaaccaaaaaaattaaaagaagaagtgaatgaattatttaatgaaataaatccATGGATTGATAAATCATTAACTTTATCAAAATTAAGGAATTTGAAAATTGACATTTTTAACTTAATAAATAGTATCCCAGAGATAGACATTTCTACCATATCCTGTGCATGGGTATTTTTTGAAAGATTAGTAATAAAAGGGTATGTTCATAAATGtaatagaaaattatatgcaGCTACTTGTCTTATTTTATCCTTGAAGTTTTATCAACATGATGATATTCAAATTTTGGAAAAGTTATTAATCTATATTCAAAAGTTAGAtaagaaagaaaatttaacgccatctttaatattttcagtCGAGTTTTTAGTTTATCGTTTACTCGATTTCTCTCTACAACATACCTATGAAAATATTCGAGCCCACATACATCAGTACTTGGAATCAAAGGTTAGTTAATACCAAAAATTATAAGGTGTGtacacttttatatatagaataacGTGTCTCtttaatttagaaaaaaaaaaaagagaaggcttagaaatgaaattttttttttttttttttttttttttttacggtATGGTTTTTCCATAACTATAGAGTGAAGCCTTATGTTGATAAGAAAATTTATGTGCACATGTAGAAGCATTTCAGTGGGAATGTTTGTAAATGCTCACACATAGTTTTATGGCACATTACTATGGCGATATGTTTTTTTCTCCCTGCGCGCCGTCTTCCATTTCGTCTTCCATATTTTCCATTTAGTCATCCATTCCCATTCCCATTTCtacttttacttttacttttttttttttttttttttttacgcgCAGGAATTAAAGTTTGAAGACGTATATGGTATTAGTGAAGACGTGTACATATGCTCAAACTACTGCAAGGAATCATAATCCTTAGTTTCCTTTCCAAATGGTATTCGACTGCTTTTGCACTTATTTTGTGTAGCGACCGTCCTACCTATAGTTCTATTGCGTCCTTTATTAATGAGGGATATGCGGCCTCGTTATAGCGCTCGCTATACCTGCGCATCACCCCCCAATTTATCAGTTATCACTTCCCACGTCTTTTGCGCTTTAAAATAGTAAGAGCCCAAAATGGATGAACAAGAAAAGGAGGGGAAAAGAAAGGAAAGCACctacaaatatttaaactcagatgaaataaataatttggaGTACATTTtcaataaagtaaaaaaaaataaaaatgaaaatgtatcTATTCagaatttacaaaaatttctCCTGAACAGTcataataaagatatatgcGAGGATTTGCTAgacttttttcatatatatggtaGTACTATAAGCTTAGATGATTTTCTAAATTGTCTTAATTGTGATATAAATGAATTCAAAtcgaaagaaaaaatgaaaaatttatttgagTTGATAGACACAAATAAAAGAGGTTTTATATCGTATAAGAATTTCATGGAGGCAGCCAAGGAGTTTGAAAATGAGTTTAACGAACAGAcgctaaaaaatatatttaacataattGACCTGAGCAACAGCGACAGGATGCTTTTCGAGGACTTCAAGAACTCCATATCAAACATTTAGCTGCACGCACATACGTTCCCGCTCGTTTGTTTGAGTAGGAGCTTGTGTTtgtgtatgtacatgtgtatgtaccTGTGTATGTACCTGTGTATGTACCTATGTATGTACCTGTGTATGTACCCGTGTATGTACCTGTGTATGTACCTGTGTATGTACCTATGTATGTACCTGTGTATGTACCTGTGTATGTACCTGTGTATGTACCTGTGTATGTACCTGTGTATGTACCTGTGTATGTACCTGTGTATGTACCTGTGTATGTACCTGTGTATGTACCTGTGTATGTACCTGTGTATGTACCTGTGTATGTACCTGTGTATGTACCTGTGTATGTACCTGTGTATGTACCTGTGTATGTACCTGTGTATGTACCTGTGTATGTACCTGTGTATGTACCTGTgtaatgattttttattttttatgtttttcttcgtacgtttttc carries:
- a CDS encoding cyclin dependent kinase binding protein, yielding MKECEYFSIYDEFFKDAKNFLNTITETNDNGPDSSSSGETSVDDKDGNCILKKGKKEKFLDFHLDIENNKVVWHEGIINDNINDGSCRGSSRGSSRGSGRGSSRGSGRGSNRGSGRGSNRGSGRGSSRGSGRGSGNGSSNGSCTNVTDSELNKNGFNPMYPSLNREAPKILLCYGKSHNMCLSYKLYYDNINQESTNVNYSLSIFRKKFSTYDYKAKEYNLEKKNENKIKSFLFRLAFWKRRAREEDLLFMDDGKKQIKYDGNNITYEHTEARMRKDKYYNADRSSNEVVIDHHHNRHLHYEHHRPHYHDRGNNHGNKKKVKDGLDEEKKRLTFNEEKDKEKVKEKEKEKERIKKKGVSYEYLLTPSKHEYDAFCLFNPRFKQGKHHTVMFLQSYNVSIIPFVKPKKLKEEVNELFNEINPWIDKSLTLSKLRNLKIDIFNLINSIPEIDISTISCAWVFFERLVIKGYVHKCNRKLYAATCLILSLKFYQHDDIQILEKLLIYIQKLDKKENLTPSLIFSVEFLVYRLLDFSLQHTYENIRAHIHQYLESKELKFEDVYGISEDVYICSNYCKES
- a CDS encoding nucleoside diphosphate kinase, whose translation is MKDERCIFVIFPDVTNNFKDEEVIKKLEEKNFIILKKKKVHLTENDIKEIFNYKPEQYKHINEFYEYIESGVSVISLLEHMDGDTSTKLNSLIKSTSILIKDEKYFECLEYQCNLKCRNIPFYFSKNNWYFSRDLNYFFPLYNNNNLERTLIILKPDIIEQNNISNIINDILNFDLLIVAIKRGTLSIDHANKLYEDSLNKPYYNSLIDFMTSSKGIEVNFDDMPKSCLKRKYGTSEIRNAVDKIDKEIDLFFGDDNFKCEKGIILIKKSALDPKDLNNLRMYLDYYGFQIVEEKIISMKDESINNTMEEEEIRNMCMSEEYIITIMVSRINCIMCLYYLMGLSTVKESVLKRPRSIRSIFFKNDDDILFVKDSKKINNLVKKYFTFEKYNNIITTDMVKNFIFCKSVTNWKQDEENIKLKDILLDCFTKICELKPNEDSAISWISKWLNQKGKEINEQVRNKEEVQKKKEMLDLFKNKKQRKEGEKKTNESKKINHNEDNEKDTNDNFNISLKHTVEVIKQDTCNKKFVLIHQIWMDEDTQGSEDRDNERDKLKIIKHLEKLNYVNLNFSELCEKEEKNNTLLGKKIEYTKRKYKHLTVDLIKRILKENIDVNKSYSNYIVTGFKNIVDYSYLTREDIIPSSFCVLVVRGGKHLHRDESGEEDRTTIKYKPFLELLHRENQNGNDDYENDKSGYLLRTFLNKGKILIYRNTQNYFCEFIKLFQNEIVLFFGINTNHIKNIILFLVHNYNYYFIKYDMLVKEEKKKKRKKHSNNMHVCDGQNYSSSANLFSILIEKIMILMNRDYRKFILCNFFLTPQQLEVLNQRVNSRLIFFHFKCKVDVDSREIAKGGRLILSPLYGRGNNKKGLNSGVVSSSMMKSTMVKDSAPYYCMRTSAKIVEDKDFITFTIKNDAEKMLDCTSFLFDIIQVAKRKIILICNLTTANVNFIGLYLQYEYPNIAFCDLDFINEHDRYVVEQSSLGTLVDDAFYTEKGNSKNISSIDVIINKMKNVCSKMNASYFVFSNFPCNLQLEEYQKLQFFFDIKLCILISKQGDSCIGSTNISGFCECPLSTLFYYFDSRGCLLMIDLGEASVVGEASVVGEASVVGEASVVGEASVVGEASVVGVANVMGEASVVGEASVVGEASVVGEEGRPEGIKNIHSDETAEQTSSNSGVIEERGKGVGISIDREKCVVQNKLDGNILVQTSHEESITVKRSTTDNSNMASHKKNGKKKSEVGELNDEIKKKILKKIEERIKPKLICYYASDNYDLKKFLKKKVKNNNPNNSTSFHYMSYENVIKEFILLSERWPKIYLKKIMNDIKTRKQKMKNEIYLIILENVLKHSSSYLFSNIILCNIPLLNDLDEYVLNRFFNLIEFKKIIYFVHYTKSEPLTCEGTHPLVFNEDRIILNSSPKAGTNFCLEPSMENDQWSNSDNVDEDGKFILAKEASNNWSTRMGSDMNRSMNEQVIHGGDRGVCEADPSNNNGKQGVGEKNEEGNNTPPNDEVGSSEEGNSEGEKGRHNSSNRSSSNGQKEQHNSRDRSSSNGQKEQHNSRDRSNSDEIKQQYNRKSERVKKLFMQKYSDVEQSTIYINKKMPRNTDSLYFPQIILVFIPQNEQLQMYISSLLCSNLKNYTPINTASLIREEMIKAKIKGKFQSFQRGREEAQERGKIVSSISTTTTATSSSTTVDEKEIRMRTFHSLFEKIKSADSNILLTGFPVVMNKNDNESSNDNESSNDNESSNDNSNNEDWNRANGTPDSGNHNCCNNNMSDYFYQLNFLKIFKIHGIISLLFDDNYLKSICPSPENISIDKYNEITELMHKDLYHKHKFYSDKIGNHENLKHALEVVKTFFSK
- a CDS encoding calcium-binding protein; the protein is MDEQEKEGKRKESTYKYLNSDEINNLEYIFNKVKKNKNENVSIQNLQKFLLNSHNKDICEDLLDFFHIYGSTISLDDFLNCLNCDINEFKSKEKMKNLFELIDTNKRGFISYKNFMEAAKEFENEFNEQTLKNIFNIIDLSNSDRMLFEDFKNSISNI